One Nitrosopumilus piranensis genomic region harbors:
- a CDS encoding ROK family protein gives MLYKLGIDLGGTKTEAILLDDSLNVLERKRVATPKENYSKIVDTISNLVSEISRDVSDFSVGVCTPGTISKQTGLIKNSNTQCLIGKPLKEDLEEKLHKKISIENDANCFVMAESKLGATKEFDFVFGVIMGTGVGGGIVINGKLHSGRTNIAGEWGHHMLYRNGNLCYCGKTGCVETYISGPALEKKWTLLTGQTKSMPEILSEINSDAGKKWKNEFLENFGFGLANVIDILDPDAIVLGGGLSNINFLYSEGKKSVYDKVFSDLVGTPILKNELGDSAGVYGAALLN, from the coding sequence TTGTTGTACAAGCTAGGTATTGATTTAGGTGGAACAAAAACTGAAGCAATTCTATTGGATGATTCGTTAAACGTTTTAGAAAGAAAGAGAGTTGCCACTCCAAAAGAAAATTATTCTAAAATAGTTGATACAATTTCAAACCTAGTCTCAGAAATTTCACGAGATGTTTCGGATTTTTCTGTGGGAGTTTGTACACCTGGTACAATTTCAAAACAAACTGGTCTGATAAAAAATAGCAATACTCAATGTCTTATTGGAAAACCATTAAAAGAAGATCTAGAAGAAAAATTACATAAAAAAATCTCTATAGAAAATGATGCAAATTGTTTTGTAATGGCTGAATCAAAACTGGGCGCTACAAAAGAATTTGATTTTGTTTTTGGTGTAATTATGGGAACTGGCGTTGGTGGAGGGATTGTTATCAATGGAAAACTACATTCAGGAAGAACTAACATTGCAGGAGAATGGGGACATCATATGTTATATCGTAATGGAAATCTATGTTATTGTGGAAAAACTGGTTGTGTTGAGACCTATATTAGCGGTCCTGCATTAGAGAAAAAATGGACATTGCTTACGGGACAAACAAAATCCATGCCTGAGATTCTCTCTGAAATTAATAGTGATGCTGGGAAAAAATGGAAAAACGAATTTTTAGAGAATTTTGGATTTGGTTTGGCAAATGTAATTGATATCTTAGATCCTGATGCAATTGTTCTTGGCGGTGGCCTGTCAAATATTAATTTCTTGTATTCAGAAGGAAAAAAATCAGTTTATGATAAAGTGTTTTCAGATTTAGTTGGTACGCCTATCTTAAAAAACGAATTAGGTGATTCTGCTGGTGTTTATGGTGCTGCTTTACTAAATTAA
- a CDS encoding DUF2024 family protein has translation MDFHVFDTYVKAKDGHTMHFDVVTDNSDVQKAISYAKEWLNTIGEGDSKVTTEECKFCHTQSVPEDMEIEIMTNGYFISKMEGCPE, from the coding sequence ATGGATTTTCATGTTTTTGACACATATGTTAAAGCAAAAGATGGCCATACAATGCATTTTGATGTAGTCACTGATAACAGTGATGTACAAAAAGCAATTTCCTATGCAAAGGAGTGGCTCAATACAATTGGAGAAGGAGATTCCAAAGTAACAACTGAAGAATGTAAATTCTGTCATACTCAATCAGTTCCAGAAGATATGGAAATTGAGATAATGACTAATGGTTATTTCATTTCAAAGATGGAAGGATGCCCTGAGTAA
- the guaA gene encoding glutamine-hydrolyzing GMP synthase, which translates to MDKIVVLDFGSQYSHLICRRIREFSVYAELVPFDISYEELQKHNPKGIIFSGGPSSVYNSDAPVPENKIFEMNLPLLGICYGHQLIVNKYGGKVKRANKEYGSSLLTIDNDKDLLSGVGESVRAWMSHGDEAEEIPPGFQIIGHTESAKAAAIASHEKSVYGIQFHPEVVHTEQGTEILKNFVLKVCGAKQDWTMEGFIDSAVEKISKIDGNVLCGVSGGIDSTVAALLIHKAIGDRLKCVFVNNGLLRLNEETEIETMFKENFNVNFTSINAVDKFLGKLKGVEDPEKKRMIVGEEFINVFTEFAEKNGPFKWLAQGTLYPDVIESGVSKGPADVIKSHHNVGGLPDWLNLEILEPLRELYKDEVRMIAKILKVPEKLFMRHPFPGPGLAVRIIGEVTPTKLQIAKVASKIVEDELVEAGLYGKVWQAYAAVGDDRAVGVVGDERRYGNIVMIRVVDSIDAMTADWTRLPHGILEKMSNRITNEIEDVTWVTYTISSKPPATIEPQ; encoded by the coding sequence ATGGATAAAATTGTAGTTTTAGATTTTGGGTCGCAGTACAGCCATTTGATTTGTAGAAGAATCAGAGAATTTTCAGTATATGCAGAATTGGTTCCATTTGATATTAGTTATGAAGAATTACAAAAACATAATCCTAAAGGGATTATTTTTTCAGGAGGTCCATCTAGTGTGTATAATTCAGATGCGCCAGTTCCAGAAAATAAAATTTTTGAGATGAATTTACCATTGCTTGGAATTTGTTATGGCCATCAGTTAATTGTTAACAAGTATGGAGGTAAGGTAAAAAGGGCAAATAAAGAATATGGTTCATCACTACTAACAATTGACAATGATAAAGATTTGTTAAGTGGTGTAGGTGAATCAGTAAGAGCATGGATGAGTCATGGAGATGAAGCAGAAGAAATTCCTCCTGGTTTTCAAATCATAGGACATACTGAGAGTGCAAAAGCAGCAGCAATAGCTTCACATGAAAAGTCAGTATATGGAATTCAATTTCATCCAGAAGTAGTTCATACTGAACAAGGTACAGAAATACTCAAGAATTTTGTTTTGAAGGTTTGTGGAGCAAAGCAAGATTGGACTATGGAGGGTTTTATTGATTCAGCAGTTGAAAAAATCTCAAAAATTGATGGAAATGTGCTTTGTGGTGTCAGTGGAGGCATAGATTCTACTGTTGCCGCATTATTGATTCACAAAGCTATTGGAGACCGACTCAAATGTGTTTTTGTAAATAATGGACTATTGAGATTAAATGAAGAAACAGAAATTGAGACTATGTTCAAAGAAAATTTCAATGTAAATTTTACATCAATTAATGCAGTAGACAAGTTTCTTGGAAAACTCAAGGGAGTAGAAGATCCTGAGAAAAAACGAATGATTGTAGGTGAGGAATTCATCAATGTATTTACAGAATTTGCTGAAAAAAATGGTCCATTCAAATGGTTGGCACAAGGAACTCTTTATCCAGATGTAATTGAGAGCGGTGTTTCAAAAGGACCTGCAGATGTTATAAAATCACATCATAATGTAGGAGGATTACCTGACTGGCTTAATTTAGAAATTTTAGAGCCATTAAGAGAATTATACAAAGATGAAGTTAGAATGATTGCAAAAATTCTCAAAGTTCCAGAAAAACTTTTCATGAGACATCCATTTCCAGGTCCGGGATTAGCTGTTAGAATTATCGGCGAAGTTACACCAACAAAGCTACAGATTGCAAAAGTTGCAAGTAAAATTGTGGAAGATGAATTAGTAGAAGCTGGACTATATGGAAAAGTATGGCAGGCTTATGCAGCAGTGGGAGATGATAGAGCAGTTGGAGTTGTAGGGGATGAACGCAGATACGGAAATATAGTGATGATTAGAGTTGTAGATTCAATTGATGCAATGACTGCTGACTGGACAAGATTACCACATGGGATTTTAGAAAAGATGAGCAATAGAATAACAAATGAAATTGAAGATGTCACTTGGGTCACATATACAATTTCAAGCAAGCCTCCAGCAACAATTGAGCCCCAATAG
- a CDS encoding 6-hydroxymethylpterin diphosphokinase MptE-like protein: MMISGWKIKYSDILKEFNYNENKDKKSAILLNSILKKSSVDKKIHSLVHDKTVFVIGSGPSLSFAIPKIKKLKGIKIAADSSLKPLLENGIVPEIVVTDLDGDKDSFKKISKKAIFVVHAHGDNIEKLNMIKEFKNCIGTTQTKPFNKIQNFGGFTDGDRGVFLASHYGAKKIILFGMDFGNRIGKFSNTKKSERKIKLMKLKKGKSLLEWLATKTKSELFTTSMQIKGFKKIAYKDLDIIIT, translated from the coding sequence ATGATGATTTCAGGTTGGAAAATCAAGTATTCGGATATTTTAAAAGAATTCAACTATAATGAGAATAAAGACAAAAAATCAGCCATATTGTTAAACTCGATTCTAAAAAAATCCAGTGTTGATAAAAAAATTCATAGTTTAGTTCATGATAAAACAGTATTTGTAATAGGTTCTGGACCCTCACTGTCATTTGCAATCCCAAAAATAAAGAAACTAAAAGGAATCAAAATTGCAGCAGACAGTTCACTTAAACCATTATTAGAAAATGGAATTGTTCCAGAAATTGTTGTAACTGATTTAGATGGGGACAAAGATTCATTTAAAAAAATTTCAAAAAAAGCTATCTTTGTTGTTCATGCACATGGAGACAACATTGAAAAATTGAATATGATAAAAGAATTTAAAAATTGTATTGGAACTACACAAACAAAACCATTTAACAAAATACAAAACTTTGGAGGGTTTACTGATGGTGATAGAGGTGTGTTTCTAGCAAGTCATTATGGTGCAAAGAAAATCATTCTATTTGGAATGGATTTTGGAAATAGAATAGGCAAGTTCTCAAATACAAAAAAGTCAGAAAGAAAAATAAAGTTGATGAAATTAAAAAAAGGAAAATCACTCTTAGAATGGTTAGCCACTAAAACAAAATCTGAATTATTTACAACTTCAATGCAAATCAAGGGATTTAAAAAAATAGCATACAAAGACCTGGATATTATAATTACCTAG
- the folP gene encoding dihydropteroate synthase encodes MTKIANVGVGGKNPVRIMGILNTSPESFYKKSIRTTKTQIKNSIKEMENDGADFIDVGGMSTAPYLSTVISEKTESKRILEAVKIIQSVSNIPISVDTCRAKPAKDALEHGVEIINDISGLKYDKKMKDVVAEFLPSLILCAFDSKTVIGNTVTVTKKLLQDSLKIAKKSHVLPNKIVLDPSIGFFRKDGKGPFFTKIKSDWIKRDLTIIQNLNSIKGNYPVLISVSNKSFLGNLLQQKDPSDRLYGSIATEAICVINGVDIIRTHNVKATKDVVTIASNLKK; translated from the coding sequence GTGACTAAAATTGCAAATGTTGGTGTAGGTGGGAAAAATCCTGTTCGAATCATGGGTATTTTGAATACTAGTCCTGAATCCTTTTACAAAAAATCTATTCGCACTACCAAAACTCAGATAAAGAACTCTATAAAAGAAATGGAAAATGATGGCGCTGATTTTATTGATGTAGGTGGCATGTCTACTGCACCCTACTTATCTACTGTCATATCTGAAAAAACTGAATCAAAAAGAATTCTTGAAGCAGTAAAAATTATTCAAAGCGTATCTAATATTCCAATATCTGTTGATACTTGTAGAGCAAAACCTGCTAAAGATGCTTTAGAGCACGGTGTTGAAATCATTAATGACATTTCTGGATTAAAATATGATAAAAAAATGAAAGATGTTGTTGCAGAGTTTTTACCATCTCTAATTTTATGTGCTTTTGACTCAAAAACTGTGATTGGTAACACAGTAACGGTAACAAAAAAATTACTTCAAGACAGTTTGAAAATTGCAAAAAAATCACATGTCTTGCCCAACAAAATTGTATTAGATCCCTCTATTGGATTTTTTAGAAAAGATGGAAAAGGACCATTTTTTACAAAAATCAAATCTGATTGGATAAAAAGAGATCTGACAATTATCCAAAATTTGAATTCTATAAAGGGAAATTATCCTGTTTTGATCTCAGTTTCAAACAAGTCTTTTCTTGGGAATCTTTTACAACAAAAAGATCCGTCTGATCGACTATATGGTTCAATTGCAACTGAGGCAATTTGTGTGATTAATGGTGTTGATATTATACGCACTCATAATGTAAAGGCTACAAAAGATGTAGTGACTATTGCATCAAATCTGAAAAAATAA
- the guaB gene encoding IMP dehydrogenase, translating to MEFKEGLTFDDVLLVPKYSDITSRSQTDLSTKLSRNITINIPFVSANMDTVTESSMAVAMARAGGIGIIHRFLTIQEQANEVLKVKRSGSVMIENPYSIPSDKSIQDALDYAEDKEISGLLVVDSNSKLVGIVTERDLLFANPNGKISDVMTKDVVTAKPGVTLDEAKEILHKHRIEKLPIVDDSGIIKGLITSKDITNNTDYPNASKDKKGRPLVGAAVGVKGDFLERSESLLDAGTDVLVVDIAHGHSENAISTVRNIKKAFPDCELIAGNIATAQGAEDLIKAGVDAVKVGVGSGSICITRVITGSGVPQLTAVMDCAKIGNDHGVPIISDGGTRTSGDATKALAAGASSVMVGSMLGGTDESPGTVLTKNGKRFKVYRGMASLAASIGRKSKETGSISLDDDLNDYVAEGVEAMVPYKGTVVDILKQLSGGVRSGLSYCGAHTITQMQENAEFIKMSRAGFAESQPHDVSLM from the coding sequence TTGGAATTCAAAGAAGGATTAACTTTTGATGACGTTCTTCTTGTACCCAAATATTCAGATATTACAAGTAGAAGTCAGACCGATCTTAGCACAAAATTATCTCGAAATATCACAATTAACATCCCTTTTGTTAGTGCGAATATGGATACTGTAACTGAGTCATCTATGGCAGTAGCAATGGCTCGTGCTGGAGGTATAGGAATTATTCACAGATTCTTGACCATTCAAGAGCAGGCAAATGAGGTGCTAAAGGTGAAACGTTCAGGTAGTGTTATGATAGAGAACCCGTATTCTATTCCATCAGATAAATCCATTCAAGATGCTTTGGATTATGCTGAAGATAAAGAAATTTCTGGCTTGTTAGTTGTTGATTCAAACTCTAAATTGGTAGGAATTGTTACTGAAAGAGATTTACTTTTTGCTAATCCGAATGGAAAAATTTCTGATGTAATGACAAAAGATGTTGTTACTGCAAAACCTGGAGTTACTTTGGATGAAGCAAAAGAAATTTTGCATAAACATAGAATTGAAAAACTCCCAATTGTTGATGACTCTGGAATTATCAAAGGATTGATTACAAGTAAAGACATTACAAATAATACTGATTATCCAAATGCATCAAAAGATAAAAAAGGCAGACCTTTGGTTGGTGCTGCAGTTGGCGTCAAAGGTGACTTTTTAGAGAGAAGTGAATCTCTATTGGATGCAGGAACTGATGTTCTTGTTGTTGATATTGCACATGGTCATAGTGAAAATGCAATCAGTACTGTTCGTAATATTAAAAAAGCATTTCCTGATTGTGAATTAATTGCAGGTAACATTGCAACTGCTCAAGGTGCTGAAGATTTGATTAAAGCTGGTGTTGATGCAGTTAAAGTTGGTGTAGGTTCTGGCTCGATTTGTATCACTAGAGTGATTACAGGTTCTGGTGTTCCACAGCTGACTGCAGTGATGGATTGTGCAAAAATTGGCAATGATCATGGAGTTCCAATTATTTCTGATGGTGGAACAAGAACCTCTGGTGATGCAACAAAAGCATTAGCTGCTGGTGCTTCATCTGTAATGGTAGGAAGTATGCTTGGTGGAACTGATGAATCCCCTGGAACAGTTTTGACAAAAAATGGTAAACGATTCAAAGTTTATCGTGGTATGGCTTCTCTTGCTGCTTCTATTGGAAGAAAATCAAAAGAAACGGGTTCAATTTCGCTTGATGATGATTTGAATGATTATGTTGCAGAAGGAGTTGAGGCTATGGTTCCTTACAAGGGGACAGTTGTTGACATTCTAAAACAACTTTCAGGTGGCGTACGCTCAGGTTTGAGTTATTGTGGGGCCCACACAATTACACAAATGCAAGAAAATGCAGAATTTATCAAAATGTCAAGAGCTGGGTTTGCAGAAAGTCAGCCTCATGACGTTTCTCTAATGTAG
- the pheA gene encoding prephenate dehydratase, with amino-acid sequence MINVSFQGERGAYSEAAARSFFDENIETVPFATFAEVLENTSKDKTEYSVLPVENSLEGSVGESYDLLYSTSLNATGEIYHRIEHCLIGIGKIDEVDTIYSHPQALGQCRKFIEQHKMKTIPAYDTAGSVKIIKELNKKNCACIASKTASTIYQVPIIEENIANNLNNYTRFLILSKNESPSTGNDKTSIIFSIKHEPGSLYRIIENFHKNEVNLTKIESRPTRTNTWEYNFYVDFEGHQKDSKISEMLEKIKQDTLFLKVLGSYPSAKLS; translated from the coding sequence ATGATTAATGTATCGTTCCAAGGTGAACGAGGCGCATATAGTGAGGCAGCAGCAAGATCGTTTTTTGATGAAAACATTGAAACAGTACCATTTGCAACATTTGCCGAAGTTTTAGAAAATACATCTAAAGATAAAACAGAATACTCAGTTTTGCCTGTAGAGAATTCATTAGAAGGAAGTGTTGGGGAAAGTTATGATTTATTGTATTCAACATCTCTAAATGCAACAGGTGAAATATATCACAGGATAGAGCATTGCCTAATTGGAATTGGTAAAATTGATGAAGTAGATACAATTTATTCACATCCACAGGCTCTGGGTCAATGTAGAAAATTTATTGAACAACATAAAATGAAAACAATTCCTGCATATGATACTGCAGGTAGTGTAAAAATAATCAAGGAATTGAACAAGAAAAATTGTGCCTGCATTGCAAGCAAAACAGCCTCAACAATTTACCAAGTGCCTATAATTGAAGAAAACATTGCAAATAACTTGAATAATTACACAAGATTTTTGATATTATCAAAGAATGAATCACCAAGTACAGGAAATGATAAGACTTCAATAATTTTTTCAATAAAACATGAACCTGGATCATTGTACAGAATAATAGAGAATTTTCATAAAAACGAGGTAAATCTAACAAAGATTGAATCTAGACCTACTAGAACAAACACTTGGGAGTATAATTTCTATGTAGATTTTGAAGGACATCAAAAAGATTCTAAAATTTCAGAAATGTTAGAAAAAATTAAGCAAGATACATTATTTTTGAAAGTTTTGGGATCGTATCCTTCAGCAAAACTAAGCTAA
- a CDS encoding exosome complex RNA-binding protein Csl4 — MSENATFPGEKIAAIEEYEAGYNAFDDGDMVRAATIGKKDIDKTTRTANIKHPKDLSIPKVGDIVIGTVAAVMSSMIAVSIDYINGNPTTSKVECVCSTRNIRKRNIALVNDIAKLKILNHLNGTIHATINEPNLGILFTKCRKCGEKVVPMRDAIKCTECSWIDERKLSTDFGKSDFVKLRE; from the coding sequence ATGTCTGAGAATGCTACATTTCCAGGTGAAAAAATAGCAGCTATTGAAGAATATGAAGCTGGATACAATGCTTTTGATGATGGAGACATGGTCAGAGCAGCAACTATTGGCAAAAAAGACATTGATAAAACTACTAGAACTGCCAACATCAAGCATCCAAAAGATCTATCCATACCAAAAGTAGGAGATATTGTGATTGGAACTGTTGCAGCAGTAATGTCATCTATGATTGCAGTCTCAATTGATTACATAAATGGTAACCCTACCACATCAAAAGTGGAATGTGTGTGTTCAACAAGGAATATCAGAAAAAGAAATATTGCACTTGTAAATGATATAGCGAAATTAAAAATTTTAAATCATCTCAATGGTACTATTCATGCAACAATTAATGAGCCAAATTTAGGAATACTCTTTACAAAATGCCGAAAGTGTGGTGAAAAAGTGGTTCCAATGCGAGATGCTATAAAATGTACAGAATGTTCATGGATCGATGAGAGAAAACTATCTACAGACTTTGGCAAAAGTGATTTTGTTAAACTGAGAGAATAA
- a CDS encoding zinc-binding dehydrogenase, producing MKALVYDEYTTDDDFSKILKIKDIPIPEPKSNEVVFKVKAASLNYDDIWGMRGKPLAIPLPHISGTDAAGEVTAIGSDVKNIKVGDRVVSHGNMSCRVCKVCTDGREYDCKKRTIWGFETGPLWGGYCEYTHLPEVNVVKIPDSVSYNEAAAASMTMLTSWHMLVGRAKIQPGQLVLIMGGSSGVGNYGIQIAKLFGCTVIATASPEKLDQLLELGADYAIDHRKDDWHKEVRSIAKKIPKQHGDIPGVDVIFEHIGGSHWNKELTLLNYGGTIVTTGATTGYDAKTDLRHIFFKGVNILGSTQGTRAELEQGFYWMSQGKIKSIIDSVFPLERAAEAHTKMLKGKGLFGKIIMKPS from the coding sequence ATGAAAGCCTTGGTTTATGATGAATATACTACAGATGATGATTTTTCAAAAATTTTAAAAATCAAAGATATTCCAATCCCTGAGCCTAAATCAAATGAAGTAGTTTTCAAAGTAAAGGCTGCATCTCTAAATTATGATGATATTTGGGGAATGAGGGGCAAACCTTTGGCTATTCCTCTGCCTCATATTTCTGGAACTGATGCGGCAGGTGAAGTAACTGCAATTGGAAGTGATGTAAAAAATATCAAAGTAGGTGATAGAGTAGTTTCTCATGGAAACATGTCTTGTAGAGTTTGTAAAGTATGTACTGATGGCAGAGAATATGATTGTAAAAAACGAACCATTTGGGGATTTGAAACAGGTCCTCTTTGGGGTGGATATTGTGAATACACGCATCTTCCAGAAGTAAACGTTGTAAAAATTCCTGACAGTGTTTCATACAATGAGGCAGCAGCTGCATCAATGACTATGTTAACGTCATGGCATATGTTGGTTGGTAGAGCAAAAATTCAACCAGGACAATTAGTTTTGATAATGGGTGGGAGCTCAGGTGTTGGGAACTATGGAATTCAAATTGCAAAACTTTTTGGTTGCACAGTAATTGCAACTGCTAGTCCTGAAAAATTAGACCAATTATTGGAACTTGGTGCTGATTATGCAATTGATCACAGAAAAGATGATTGGCATAAAGAAGTAAGATCAATTGCAAAAAAAATACCAAAACAACATGGAGACATTCCTGGAGTTGATGTTATTTTTGAACACATTGGAGGTTCACATTGGAACAAAGAACTAACTCTTCTAAATTATGGTGGAACTATTGTTACTACCGGTGCTACAACAGGATATGATGCCAAAACTGATCTGCGACACATTTTCTTTAAAGGAGTCAACATTTTAGGCTCAACTCAAGGAACAAGAGCCGAACTTGAACAAGGATTCTATTGGATGTCTCAAGGAAAAATAAAATCTATAATAGATTCAGTTTTTCCACTTGAGAGAGCAGCAGAAGCACATACTAAAATGCTAAAAGGTAAAGGACTTTTTGGAAAAATCATAATGAAGCCAAGTTGA
- a CDS encoding tetratricopeptide repeat protein, which produces MTKTDDPKINSILDEGNRLFLKGKFKEAILYYDQILDENPTHLSSLNNKGYALSKLKDFANALKCYDAALENHPEDLSVLINKISSFRKLGKFDEGLSLCNKILEQNPKYNIALYHKERILFSMSQYVDSILCCDEILKDYPNNGDVLFDKSCNLAMLSKINDSLLVLAKAISQGAQYKIKAKTSKSFENFSNDPLFQKLIS; this is translated from the coding sequence TTGACTAAAACAGATGATCCTAAAATAAATTCTATTTTAGATGAAGGAAATAGATTATTCTTAAAAGGAAAATTCAAAGAAGCGATTTTATATTATGATCAAATTCTTGATGAAAATCCAACACATCTTAGTTCCCTTAATAATAAAGGATATGCTTTAAGTAAACTAAAGGATTTTGCTAATGCCTTAAAATGCTATGATGCTGCCCTTGAAAATCATCCTGAAGATCTTTCTGTATTAATAAACAAAATTTCTTCTTTTCGAAAACTTGGTAAATTTGATGAGGGATTATCATTATGTAATAAAATTTTAGAGCAAAATCCAAAATATAACATTGCATTATATCATAAAGAAAGAATATTATTTTCTATGAGTCAATATGTTGATTCTATACTATGTTGTGATGAAATTTTAAAAGATTATCCTAACAATGGTGATGTTTTATTTGATAAATCCTGTAACCTTGCAATGCTTTCGAAAATTAATGACTCCTTACTTGTACTTGCAAAGGCAATTTCTCAGGGAGCTCAATACAAAATTAAAGCAAAAACATCTAAATCTTTTGAAAATTTTTCTAATGATCCTCTATTCCAAAAATTGATATCATAG
- the dph2 gene encoding diphthamide biosynthesis enzyme Dph2, with amino-acid sequence MIVIDEERIFQEIKAKNPASVSLNGPDGILPQVQEAAKNITKKFGIPAYVLADTTWGTCDLNSNGSKVLGAEIQFNIGHTINTETYEKNLILIDAYDDVEFDSVAKKCINILKGKIISLVTDSQHLHQVDKVEKILTENGITVKIGKGKGQLNDGQVFGCEFYPATDLKREVDAYVFLGQSNFHASGIALSTNLPTYVLDPYFNEVREVTDFAQKLKKKATLAIYKAAEAKSFGVIVGLKEGQLSKVFALKIKEELEAEGKEVQLFALTDITNDRLRNLKGIDAFIQVACPRISTDNQFDKPVLSSPQANALLKILRNESIEGYLEIPHWL; translated from the coding sequence TTGATAGTTATAGATGAGGAAAGAATTTTTCAGGAAATTAAAGCAAAAAATCCTGCATCAGTTTCATTAAATGGTCCAGATGGTATTTTGCCACAAGTGCAAGAAGCTGCAAAAAATATAACTAAAAAATTCGGGATTCCCGCATATGTTTTAGCTGATACCACTTGGGGAACATGTGATTTGAACTCAAATGGTTCCAAAGTACTTGGAGCAGAAATTCAATTCAATATTGGTCATACAATAAATACTGAGACATATGAAAAGAATTTGATTCTCATTGATGCATATGATGATGTAGAATTTGACAGTGTTGCAAAAAAATGTATCAACATACTAAAAGGAAAAATAATTTCGTTGGTTACAGACAGTCAGCATTTACATCAAGTAGACAAAGTTGAAAAGATTCTAACAGAAAATGGAATTACAGTAAAGATCGGGAAAGGTAAGGGACAATTAAATGACGGACAAGTATTTGGCTGTGAATTTTATCCTGCAACAGATCTCAAGAGGGAAGTTGATGCATATGTCTTCCTAGGACAAAGTAACTTCCATGCTTCTGGAATTGCATTATCTACTAATTTACCAACATATGTTTTGGATCCTTACTTTAATGAGGTAAGGGAGGTAACAGACTTTGCGCAGAAATTAAAAAAGAAGGCAACTCTTGCAATCTACAAAGCAGCTGAAGCAAAAAGCTTTGGAGTAATAGTTGGATTAAAGGAAGGTCAGCTATCAAAGGTGTTTGCATTAAAAATTAAAGAAGAATTAGAAGCAGAAGGAAAAGAAGTTCAATTATTTGCACTTACTGACATTACAAATGACAGATTAAGGAATCTAAAAGGAATTGATGCCTTTATTCAAGTAGCATGCCCACGAATTTCTACAGATAATCAATTTGACAAGCCTGTTCTGTCTTCACCTCAGGCAAATGCATTACTAAAAATTCTTCGAAATGAAAGTATTGAAGGATATTTAGAAATTCCACATTGGCTATGA